One genomic region from Rosa rugosa chromosome 1, drRosRugo1.1, whole genome shotgun sequence encodes:
- the LOC133724384 gene encoding secreted RxLR effector protein 161-like codes for MTKGDKLSKNKISKNGGKMSDMESKPYARLIGSLVYAQVCTRPDLSFAVGILSWFQSNPSHEHWVAGKKVFRYLQKTKSHMLVYRQVKKLELVDHTDSEFAGHYPDSKKSTSDYVFMLAGGAVTWKTMKQSLIFTSTMQAEFIAIYEGVCEDPFIEALSVTSFQKHTKNMGILSHLEA; via the exons ATGACAAAAGGTGACAAACTGTCTAAAAACAAAATTTCTAAAAATGGGGGGAAGATGTCTGATATGGAAAGCAAACCTTATGCAAGGTTGATTGGTAGTCTTGTGTATGCACAGGTCTGTACTAGACCTGATTTATCATTTGCAGTTGGAATTTTATCTTGGTTTCAGTCTAATCCTAGTCATGAGCACTGGGTTGCAGGGAAGAAAGTGTTTAGATACTTGCAGAAAACAAAATCTCATATGTTGGTTTATAGACAAGTTAAAAAGCTTGAACTAGTTGACCATACTGATTCAGAATTTGCAGGTCATTATCCAGATTCTAAAAAGTCCACATCTGACTATGtgttcatgcttgcaggaggggctgttacatggaaaaccatgaaacagTCATTGATtttcacctccaccatgcaGGCTGAGTTCATAGCTATCTATGAAGGAGTCTGTGAAG ATCCTTTTATTGAAGCATTATCAGTTACAAGTTTTCAGAAACATACCAAGAACATGGGAATTCTATCACATTTGGAGGCTTGA
- the LOC133738428 gene encoding L-type lectin-domain containing receptor kinase IX.1-like: MKLPYLPIHILFFLLFLPYASSISFQTPRFDASATNIVYEGDALPAVGVIELINKYRYICRVGRATYAERIPLWNSRTGKVTDFTTHFSFVIQRQESDAYGEGIAFFLAPFGYQIPPNSAGGFLGLLNTTTSYFAGSQIVVVEFDPFVNPEWDPLYRHVGINNNSLYSVAKTPWNVSLHDGDTTDVWITYSATTTTLSVNWSYRTTPASPKETTSLSYQIDLAKVLPEWVTVGFSAGTGEDAGTRYQIESWEFNSTLHREYTGPGHVKRANKTLTITAVLVTISVGSLIAGLVAANIPRLCRRRNKEAEAEEERLTSLTQDSSDRGAGSRRYSYSEIQRATNNFSEEVGEGGSGTVYRGNLNTDLDTAVAVKKISSRSGQGRREYMTEVKLISSLRHPNLVQLKGWGHDKEEKTFLLVYEFMPKGSLDVHLFGKGCALTWDERYKICEGLATALLYLHDPYLHQGWKQCVVHRDIKSSNILLDSRFNVKLGDFGLARLMDFELDPETTEWAGTQGYVDPEYVLSRKASKESDVYSFGVVILEIATGEKSVDHPMRLVKRVWDLYEQEKLLSAVDKRLLQKYNNEQAERLMMVGLLCAHPDRDERPSIRQAIQYLHFDADFPNLPKKMPVRVYQQPTSPSVSSNEALSITSCLLGGR; this comes from the coding sequence ATGAAACTACCATATCTACCAATCCAtatcctctttttccttttgtttcttcCCTATGCTAGCTCAATTTCTTTCCAAACACCCCGATTTGATGCGAGTGCAACCAATATTGTGTATGAGGGAGATGCACTGCCTGCTGTAGGAGTCATCGAACTCATCAACAAATATAGGTATATATGCCGTGTTGGCAGGGCCACCTATGCTGAGAGAATCCCACTCTGGAACTCTCGTACGGGGAAGGTTACTGACTTCACAACCCATTTCTCATTTGTCATCCAAAGACAAGAAAGCGATGCTTATGGCGAAGGAATTGCATTCTTTCTTGCTCCTTTTGGATATCAAATCCCCCCAAATTCAGCTGGTGGATTTCTAGGCCTACTCAACACCACAACCAGTTATTTCGCCGGTTCCCAGATTGTTGTAGTTGAGTTTGACCCCTTCGTGAACCCTGAATGGGACCCTCTATATCGGCATGTGGGGATCAACAACAACTCACTTTATTCTGTTGCGAAAACCCCTTGGAATGTTAGCTTACACGATGGAGACACTACTGATGTATGGATCACCTACAGTGCTACAACAACCACACTCAGTGTCAATTGGAGCTACCGAACTACCCCTGCTTCTCCAAAGGAGACAACTAGTCTTTCATACCAAATTGATCTGGCAAAAGTCTTGCCTGAGTGGGTCACAGTTGGATTTTCAGCTGGTACTGGTGAAGACGCTGGGACACGATATCAGATTGAATCGTGGGAATTCAATTCGACTTTGCATAGGGAGTATACCGGTCCAGGTCATGTAAAGCGTGCAAATAAGACGTTAACGATAACAGCAGTACTAGTGACAATTTCAGTGGGTTCTCTGATTGCTGGATTGGTTGCAGCAAACATTCCGAGGTTGTGCAGGCGGAGAAAcaaagaagcagaagcagaggaAGAAAGATTGACTTCTCTTACTCAAGACAGTAGTGACAGAGGAGCCGGATCGAGAAGGTACTCTTATTCAGAAATTCAAAGAGCTACCAACAACTTCTCCGAGGAGGTGGGTGAAGGAGGGTCTGGTACGGTTTACAGGGGTAACCTTAATACAGATTTAGATACCGCTGTCGCTGTGAAGAAAATTTCAAGCAGGTCAGGGCAGGGGAGAAGGGAGTACATGACGGAAGTGAAGCTAATTAGCAGCTTGAGACATCCAAATCTCGTGCAACTGAAAGGATGGGGGCACGACAAAGAGGAGAAGACATTCCTACTTGTTTACGAGTTCATGCCAAAGGGAAGCCTTGATGTTCACCTTTTTGGGAAGGGGTGTGCTTTAACCTGGGATGAGAGATACAAGATATGCGAGGGGTTGGCCACTGCATTGCTCTATCTTCATGATCCATATCTTCATCAAGGGTGGAAGCAATGCGTGGTGCACCGAGACATTAAATCAAGCAACATCCTACTAGATTCTAGGTTTAATGTCAAGCTAGGCGACTTTGGGTTAGCTCGACTTATGGACTTTGAGCTAGATCCCGAGACAACTGAGTGGGCTGGAACACAAGGTTATGTGGATCCAGAATATGTACTCAGTAGAAAGGCTAGTAAAGAGTCGGATGTTTATAGCTTTGGGGTTGTTATCTTAGAAATTGCTACTGGAGAAAAGTCGGTTGACCACCCTATGAGACTGGTAAAGAGGGTTTGGGACCTTTACGAACAAGAAAAGCTTCTTTCGGCTGTGGATAAGAGGCTGCTGCAGAAGTATAATAATGAACAAGCAGAGAGATTGATGATGGTAGGACTGTTATGTGCTCACCCTGATCGAGATGAAAGGCCCTCTATAAGGCAAGCAATTCAGTATCTTCACTTTGATGCTGATTTTCCAAATCTTCCTAAGAAGATGCCTGTTCGAGTGTATCAGCAACCTACATCGCCGTCAGTCAGCTCCAACGAAGCTTTAAGTATAACAAGCTGCCTTCTAGGTGGTCGTTGA